Proteins encoded in a region of the Bicyclus anynana chromosome 9, ilBicAnyn1.1, whole genome shotgun sequence genome:
- the LOC112058490 gene encoding lysozyme produces the protein MKSIVILVALAVIVLQCESKTFTRCELVRQLRNHGFPENKMRDWVCLVENESSRRTHKTGSVNKNGSRDYGLFQINDKYWCSNTSTPGKDCNVTCADLLTDDITKAAKCAKKVFKRHGFNAWYGWKNHCQGSLPDISSC, from the exons ATGAAGTCCATAGTAATTCTAGTTGCATTAGCCGTGATTGttttgcagtgtgaaagcaaaacTTTTACAAGATGCGAACTTGTACGACAGTTGAGGAATCATGGTTTTCCTGAAAATAAGATGCGAGAct GGGTATGCTTAGTGGAGAACGAGAGCAGTCGGCGCACACACAAGACTGGCTCGGTGAACAAGAACGGCTCCCGCGACTACGGGCTGTTCCAGATCAACGACAAGTACTGGTGCAGCAACACTAGCACGCCGGGCAAAGACTGCAACGTCACCTGCGCGG ATCTGCTAACGGACGATATCACGAAAGCGGCCAAGTGCGCAAAGAAAGTGTTCAAGCGTCATGGATTCAACGCATGGTACGGATGGAAGAACCACTGCCAAGGAAGTCTCCCAGACATCAGCTCCTGTTAG